A single genomic interval of Penaeus vannamei isolate JL-2024 chromosome 21, ASM4276789v1, whole genome shotgun sequence harbors:
- the LOC113804956 gene encoding probable glutamate receptor, which yields MSLNDILKKPDVLSRVRNHPDTFRFTEEVSLVVTGGHWPPHLLVTEGEEPGTFSMEGPMFSLLEALAEAMNFSYTLTRPPDGYWGAPLANGTWTGMVGQIHRKEADLALGPFALTEARAEAATMTKAVFFDKLCIIGGRGRPESDPWGFLLPLAPAVWLALLLGMLLTCASFAALGEGGAEDRGLLRAAGVLFMHVRSLLQQGLRRDVQPARARLVVGGWLLAAMLVTWSYSGNLASLLTVRHVAQPVQGLGDIVGSEDTVVVMEPDTAFTELFAKTESKILRQIDDLKRIDRMLYFPFEYFYELMDDDVRGGDCVIITTVVSADLLFGEFFTNTGGVFVCGCVVVVVEIVNNNPRTLTSRPKNLTKVKPKEKTNPVCGFLWPKGVGICGTSRWKCQCDFYKAREEFLPIDLGMLVQKDMPLVGAINSRVHRIVETGLYDRWVSDAIVNSTACTAVPSVITVQEPLSVNSVWGMLVILSFGLAASFVVFIIELLFGQFRMGE from the exons ATGTCACTTAACGACATTCTGAAGAAACCCGATGTTTTGTCACGTGTCCGAAATCATCCAGATACATTCAG GTTTACGGAGGAAGTGTCGTTGGTGGTGACAGGGGGTCACTGGCCGCCGCACCTGCTGGTGACGGAGGGCGAGGAACCAGGGACCTTCAGCATGGAGGGGCCGATGTTCAGCCTGCTGGAGGCGCTGGCGGAGGCTATGAACTTTTC GTATACCCTCACCCGCCCCCCGGACGGGTACTGGGGCGCCCCCCTCGCGAACGGCACCTGGACCGGCATGGTGGGCCAGATCCACAGGAAG GAGGCCGACCTGGCCCTGGGCCCCTTCGCCCTGACGGAGGCGAGGGCCGAGGCCGCCACCATGACCAAGGCCGTGTTCTTCGACAAGCTGTGCATcataggggggcgggggcggcccgAGAGCGACCCCTGGGGCTTCCTCCTGCCCCTGGCGCCCGCGGTGTGGCTGGCGCTCCTGCTGGGGATGCTGCTCACTTGCGCGTCCTTCGCGGCGCTGGGCGAGGGGGGCGCCGAGGACAGGGGCCTCCTGAGGGCGGCCGGGGTCCTCTTCATGCACGTCCGCTCGCTCCTGCAGCAAG GCCTCCGGCGCGACGTGCAGCCCGCCCGCGCCCGTCTGGTGGTGGGCGGCTGGCTCCTGGCGGCGATGCTGGTCACGTGGAGCTACAGCGGGAACCTGGCCTCCCTCCTGACGGTGCGGCACGTGGCTCAGCCGGTCCAGGGGCTCGGGGACATCGTCGGGAGCGAGGACACGGTCGTCGTCATGGAGCCCGACACGGCGTTCACCGAGCTCTTCGCT aAAACCGAATCAAAAATCCTTCGGCAAATCGACGACCTCAAACGAATCGACCGGATGTTGTATTTCCCTTTCGAATATTTCTACGAATTAATGGACGATGACGTAAGGGGCGGGGATTGCGTCATCATCACGACCGTCGTGTCAGCTGATCTCCTGTTCGGCGAGTTCTTCACAAATACGGGTGGTGTtttcgtgtgtggttgtgtggtggttgtggtggagat CGTCAACAACAACCCCAGGACCTTAACATCCAGACCTAAAAACTTGACGAAGGTAAAGCCTAAGGAAAAGACAAATCCCGTGTGCGGGTTTTTGTGGCCAAAGGGAGTTGGGATTTGCGGGACATCTCGTTGGAAAT gTCAGTGTGACTTCTACAAAGCCAGGGAGGAGTTCTTGCCAATTGACCTCGGGATGTTGGTTCAGAAGGATATGCCTCTGGTTGGTGCCATCAACAGCAG ggtgCACAGGATAGTGGAGACGGGGCTGTACGATCGTTGGGTGTCCGATGCCATTGTTAACTCCACCGCCTGTACCGCTGTACCTTCTGTTATTACGGTACAGGAACCTCTGAGCGTCAACAGTGTGTGG GGAATGCTGGTCATCCTGAGCTTCGGTCTCGCTGCTTCGTTCGTCGTGTTCATTATCGAGCTGCTATTCGGACAATTTCGGATGGGCGAATAA
- the MED30 gene encoding mediator of RNA polymerase II transcription subunit 30 — protein MAMSGGSTGMMRSPYTGQMNPGSHTGGQTIQPGSSDSQQQQQQHPQRNTAFLCKAGCETVQEIVVRTSEVFSLLKTMPLPNGTQAGTQQSQDKKMRIQEYLITIQRQFKTLRAIYTRVNDDCAGMEYTHIESLIPYKEEGDTKPDQKKISENYRHLVEESRELKEQLYLKARYMKEIIEQLRKIIWEVNTMLAMSNT, from the exons ATGGCTATGAGTGGAGGATCAACGGGCATGATGAGGAGCCCCTACACGGGACAGATGAACCCAGGATCTCACACGG GTGGTCAGACCATTCAACCAGGTAGCAGTGAttcacagcagcaacagcagcagcatccaCAGAGAAATACTGCTTTCCTCTGCAAAGCTGGTTGTGAGACTGTACAAGAGATCGTTGTTAGAACCAGTGAAGTGTTTTCCCTTCTAAAGACGATGCCG CTCCCTAATGGAACACAAGCAGGTACGCAGCAGAGTCAGGATAAGAAGATGCGTATTCAAGAGTACCTCATAACAATCCAAAGGCAGTTCAAAACCCTAAGGGCAATCTACACCAGAGTGAACGACGATTGTGCTGGGATGGAATACACGCATATTGAG AGCCTTATACCAtacaaggaagaaggagacaccAAGCCAGACCAAAAGAAGATCAGTGAGAATTACCGTCACCTTGTGGAGGAATCTCGAGAACTCAAGGAG caACTCTACCTAAAGGCTCGTTACATGAAGGAGATCATAGAACAGCTGCGGAAGATTATATGGGAAGTAAACACTATGTTAGCTATGAGTAACACGTAA